TAGTCCAGCCATGCTTTGGTAGCCGTCTGGAAATGACCAATACATAGAAAAAGTAAGGCTCCCACCCACAGGCGCTAACCAAGTTCGTCCATGACGGCCTCTACCTGCGGTTTGAATTTCAGCAAAAATGACATCGCCATTTTCTAAATCATCGCGACTGTTGGCGATGCGTTTTTTCAATTCGGTATTAGTTGAAGGGAGTACTGATTCCACATCAATCATTGCTCGTTTGGTATTACCCAAATGTTTTTTAATGCTATCTGCACTTAACAACGGAAACCCTCGCTCTAAACGATAGCCTTTGCCTTTTACTTTAAAGACATCTAACCCCCAATCCGCTAATTGGGAAATATGACCTGCCACAGCGGTTCTTGATAAACCCACTTGCTGTGCAATGGTTTCACCTGAGTGGAATTGCCCATCTGACAACAGTGCTAAGATGTGTTTTCTTATTGCTTTTGATGCCTGTCTCATAGCGAAATAAGTCCTTTGTTTCCCAATAGGCGCACTTCTGGCTCTAAGGCGACCCCAAATTTTTCTTGTACGCTTGCTATGATATCTCTTGCCATTGTTAGAATATCGCTGCCCGTAGCGCCACCAATATTGGTCAGTACTAAAGGTTGTGTAGGGTGACACCTTACACCATTTAGCGTTTTTCCTTTAAACCCCGCTTTGTCGATAAGCCAAGCAGCGGGTACCTTAACTTTCATAGCATCGCTATTTTTGTCACTGACGTCAAAATGCGGTACAACCTCATAATCTTTTGCTATGTTCTCGAACTGCAAGCGACTAATAATAGGGTTTTTAAAGAAGCTTCCCGCATTGCCCAATTTAGCAGGGTCAGGCAATTTACTTTTTCTTATTTCAATTACCTTGTCATAAATCGCTTCTGGTGTCGGCGACGGCAATGTTTGTAGTTCACCATAAGTGGTTTCCAGATGAACCTTTTTGGGCAATTTGAAATTAACGTGAGTGATAAGTACTTTATTGGCTAAAGCGTTCTTAAATACGCTATCTCTGTAGCCAAATTCACACTGTTCATTGTTAATCTTTACTTGCTCTCCGGTTTCAAGAAGAACAGCCTCAACATTGTCAATAAATGCATTAACCTCACGTCCGTAAGCACCAATATTTTGAATAGGACAAGCCCCTACAGAACCAGGGATTAGTGCAAGGTTTTCGAGCCCATACCACTTTTCTTTCATGCACAGGCTTACAAATTCATGCCAATTTTCACCAGCCCCTACTCTCAAAAAATGATATTCCTCAGTATCGTAGTGGTTAATACCTTTTATTTGATTTAATAAAATAGTGCCGTTGAAGTCATCAGCAAAAATAGTATTGCTGCCACCACCTAACAGATAAGTTGTTTTATTTTTATCATAGAGTGACAAGAAAGTTTGAACATCGGAGAAACGCTCAATAGCGTTGCAAGAAGCATTAAGCCCGAAGGTACTGAAAGATTGTAGTGACGGCATATCATTATACTTGCTGCGAACAATGCGCTAATGGTATGGGAAGCAAAGCGTAAATAAAAGCGTATTGGAGCAAATAAAACAACGCCCTATTTAATTAGCTTTATAACCTATTCTGAAACCACCCCAGTGTTTACCGTAAACAAAAATTGGTGCCGAGAGATCATGCATAATTTCTCCAGTATCGCGTTTATAGGTCTGTAACAAAAATGCAGAGGTATTGCTTCCACATCGACTGCCCGTCGGATCATTAAACAATCGCTTAGTTCGGTTGTTGACCAGATCTGTCTGATAGTCTCCTGTTAGCGGCTGACTAAATTTTTTGTTGTGCGTAGGAAAATATCCATTCTTATCAACGGCGCCCGCATAAATTATAAATGTGTGCTCATCCAAAATAGGCTCTTGAATAGTGGGCAGTACAGAATCGGTGAACGTGTCAAACGGTGTAGAGTGTTTTACTGGGTTTGTATTTGCTATGGGGGAGTAAGTAAAAGAAAACAATGCTTCTTGAGAGATTTCATTTTCTTCAATAGCCTTTTCAAACCGCTTACCTATTGCTTTAGCAGATGATACTGCTATATCGCGTACCATACTGTTTTTGTCGTTTACATCAAAATGTTCTAACAGTCTAAAAATATCCTCTGCTTGCTCACTCAACAGGAGGGCCTGACGCGATACATCAGATAAATCTGTATCTAAGTTTTCTGTAGTCGTCTGAAGTTCTGAAATATTCGCGCCTATACCCGAACTGTGCTCCGTATTTACTTCTACACGTTCTTGCATAGTATTTACGGCATCACGCGCTTGTGTAGAGAGTGAACCTGCGTGCGATATAGCTTTTTCACTTTCATCTAACAACGTGTTCATCTCATTACTAGAAGTCAGTACTGACTCCATAGTTTCTACTGCCGATTGACTACTAGTGTTCATATCGTGAAGTAAATTTTCTATACCTGATGTAGCGTCTGCTGTCTTCTTAGCTAGATCTCTCACCTCATCAGCAACTACCGCGAAACCGCGGCCCTGCTCTCCCGCTCGGGCCGCTTCAATAGCAGCATTTAGTGCTAACATGTTGGTTTGGTCAGCTAATTGATTAATAGTATTTGTGATAGTGCTAATACCTTCTGCCTTACTCTTCAGTTCGGTAAGCGCAACAGATGATTCATTAATATTAATTACCAGTTTTTGCTGTTGTGAAGATAACTCACCAAGAAGTTTTGTGCCTTGTTGTGTGTTTTCATCAGATTCATTCATTGAGATAGACGCACCTTTAGCGAGTGTATCCAATTCCACGCCCGAGGATTCAATATGCTGAAGTCTAGATGACATTTCACTGATGCTAGTTACTTGAGCTCTGAGCGCACTTGACAATTGCTCAAGAAAAAAAGAAATAGAAGCCCCACCTATTGCTATTCTGCTAGCGGCATCACTGATGTTGTTCGCTTCTTTGGAATGTCTAACGTCTTCGCTACCGCGTTTGGTAACATGGGGAGAATCAGTGTGATTACCGTCACTCTTGTCTTTAGCAACATATGAGCCCAAGGCAACAGCTAAGAAGATGGTTACTACAGAAATGACCATGCTTGCTTCAAAATATATCAGCAATGCGGTTATTGTACCTATGCCTAGCGCTAACACTAAATGTTTCACAAGTTACACCCCACATTTTGCTTAGATCAATTAACTGTAGTGTGCAGTGCATTATTTTTCTATAAGCGCTTGGTATTATGGGGGTAAGTAAAAGTAAACAATTTAAAACATTGTCAATGTGCAGAAAGCAAAAAACCCGCCGTAAGGCGGGTTTCTTTAATTAGGACCTAGCAGTGTCCTACTCTCACCTGGGGGTGAAGAACGCTGCACCGCAGGTGCATGACGAATGCCTAATGGCATGCGGCAAGTGATGAACGGTCGAGCTCTGCGAGAAGCTCTTATAAAAGAAACGGGAGCCCCCTTCGGGATGGCTGACCGCGGGAGTAGCACTATCGTGCAAA
The DNA window shown above is from Alteromonas sp. KC3 and carries:
- a CDS encoding methyl-accepting chemotaxis protein, translating into MKHLVLALGIGTITALLIYFEASMVISVVTIFLAVALGSYVAKDKSDGNHTDSPHVTKRGSEDVRHSKEANNISDAASRIAIGGASISFFLEQLSSALRAQVTSISEMSSRLQHIESSGVELDTLAKGASISMNESDENTQQGTKLLGELSSQQQKLVININESSVALTELKSKAEGISTITNTINQLADQTNMLALNAAIEAARAGEQGRGFAVVADEVRDLAKKTADATSGIENLLHDMNTSSQSAVETMESVLTSSNEMNTLLDESEKAISHAGSLSTQARDAVNTMQERVEVNTEHSSGIGANISELQTTTENLDTDLSDVSRQALLLSEQAEDIFRLLEHFDVNDKNSMVRDIAVSSAKAIGKRFEKAIEENEISQEALFSFTYSPIANTNPVKHSTPFDTFTDSVLPTIQEPILDEHTFIIYAGAVDKNGYFPTHNKKFSQPLTGDYQTDLVNNRTKRLFNDPTGSRCGSNTSAFLLQTYKRDTGEIMHDLSAPIFVYGKHWGGFRIGYKAN
- the murB gene encoding UDP-N-acetylmuramate dehydrogenase, giving the protein MPSLQSFSTFGLNASCNAIERFSDVQTFLSLYDKNKTTYLLGGGSNTIFADDFNGTILLNQIKGINHYDTEEYHFLRVGAGENWHEFVSLCMKEKWYGLENLALIPGSVGACPIQNIGAYGREVNAFIDNVEAVLLETGEQVKINNEQCEFGYRDSVFKNALANKVLITHVNFKLPKKVHLETTYGELQTLPSPTPEAIYDKVIEIRKSKLPDPAKLGNAGSFFKNPIISRLQFENIAKDYEVVPHFDVSDKNSDAMKVKVPAAWLIDKAGFKGKTLNGVRCHPTQPLVLTNIGGATGSDILTMARDIIASVQEKFGVALEPEVRLLGNKGLISL